AGTTGATATTGGTACGCTGGGAGAgcgaaaaaaacacaaactgtgagTGAGGCTGAGAGTAGCCACGATATTAAAGGGCATGTTTCATTTGTAATTTGAGACAAAGACCAACACCTGACTGTCACGTTTTGTGCTGCTAtcgtttttttctctctttttttgggcTTTGTTGTAACTTACAGTTGAGAGGTCCCACATTCCAGGCGATGTTGTTGCACCAACCCACAGCCTGGACCCAGTGTACAGTCCCTGCATTAATCCACACCAGGTCACCCGGCCTCTGAATGAAGCGGTAAACAGGAATGTTGGCACTGTAAAGGTCTTCAAGGACTGGCCACCAGGACCCTGTCAGGTAGTCTACTCCATGCCTGAGGGAAACAGTTTGTAACAATGAAATgtagcacatacacacaatgtaGCTTATTATTACATCTGCTCTCAAAGTAATCCTGCTGAAAGCCTCCTTACTCACTTCTCACAGAATTTGTTGATAAATTCCCAGTAGTGCTCATGGACAGCAAACCACTCGCAGTCGCCTGGCCCGATATTGATGTTGACGGAGCAGAAATTGTTGTTCTCTTGGTGACCTGATGAGATATACACTTAAGTCAGTTCATGACTTTcctcatttgaaatgtttaaaactaaGGCTTACTTTTAAAATGCCTGATTTAACGCCTAACCATGATGTCAGACACATACTGACCTGGTGTGCGGCTGCCTGGCACCTTCATGTAGAGCTGGACAGTGTTCATGCCCAGGATGGTGTGACCGACGTGACTGAGCATGTTGTTACTCGACTCCACACGCATGAAAGCTGGCAGCTTCAGCAGCTCCTGTAGCTGTGGCTTCcaccttattaaaaaaaaaataaaacatgactgttaaTGTGAAGAAAAGGACTCTCAGTGAGCTCAGTTAAAGTGGGCACAAGTTAATATCATAATCTCACCTTTTAGGGTCTGAGAGATCAATGTTGGTCCCAAATTTGATTATCTTTCCAACGGTTTTTGACTCTGAGCTGGAGGGAATAGTAAAGCCTGAGTTCAGAATTGTTATTAGAGGATTCAGTACAGTGAATTCTTGATACAAAAATATCACAGTTTTGTGCAGACCTGGCGGTGCTGGTGGCTTGAGGAGATTGGGCTTTGCTGAAGACGAGATCGGAATTGGCTTTAATGGTAGTCGAGGCGGAACCGCCTTTACTGTTGGCTAATGTGAGACCTGCTTTACAGGTGGCTGATGAGTCTCTGGGCTTGGCTTGCTCTCCTTCGTCTTCATTCTcgctctccttctcttcctatAACACATCTACATGAGCTTAGCTGACAGGTTGGCCAACAGCtaaaaaatgatgcatcatTATGTAGTTCATATATCTCAGAAATAGATTATTAACCCCTTACATGGATGGATTTTATTAGTCTATACACCTTgctaactataaatataaacatacatgtcttgaagagttttttttagtaaatataaaaaactataaaaagtAAGCTTAGTTTGCTATGTTATTGAAATTTCTTGAAATTTGCAGGCTTATGGGAGGAATGTTTAATAATGGAGCAATGTGGTGCAAGGGGCTGAACTAACCAGGAAAATATGTGTAGGTGTATCCACTATAGTAACTGTGCTGTACTGCTTTTCGCTATTGCTGACACATCTACATCGACACAATCTGAAATATTACAGAGAACTCTAACCTTGTTTCACattggtaaatggtaaatggcctgtacttatatagcgcctttctagtcttttcgaccactcaaagcgctttacaatacatttcattcaccccattcacacacattcatacactgatggcaggagctaccacgcagggtgccaacctgcacatcaggggaagctaatcattcatacacattcatacaccgttggcacagcaacgggagcaatttggggttaagtgtcttgcccaaggacacatcgacatgtggactggaggagctgggaatcgaaccgccaatcttccaattggtggacgaccgctctacctcctgagccacagccgcccatttaaaagtaaataagcAACACATACTTATATACTATACTTTTGTAATGTATCTGCCTGTGTACATGTATATCTCTTCCACTTATAACAGCAGCATCAAAAACAGCTTTTCCCATTCAAAACAGTATTCATGTCAGAAAACCCAACTGTTAGCATGTACTACATtcattttcctgtttctttctGATTCCATTAAAGAAGCTCTGTCCACTAAATACTGGACTTTACACGTGTTTAAGTGAGTATAAACATGTGCCATGAAGGAAAATGTCTACCTGCAGGCTCTCCTGGAAACTTGACGCCTGGTACTGGGCGTATTTGGCAATAGTGGTGTGTGAGCGGCTGCTCTCGCAGGGCCACGTCTGTGTGGCGCCGCTGGGATCCCAGTTCTCATCAGCAGGCTGCTGAACCTGAGTCCTCACTTCCACTGCATGCTCCGCATTGGCCTCCACCAGAGATTTGGTAGAAAACAGGCCGAGGTCTCACATAGGAAGAGAGACAGCAGGGCAAGTAAGATAATTATCAGATAATTAAGGCCTAATGAAATTTATAAAGTACATCTAAAATTTTCCCCCAAACTCTTTGTATTTAGATTTTTACTGAATATTTCTCAAATCATTTTTGAAATGCTCATAAATGCATTAATGTTTTTCACCTTACTcacatgaatatatttattttctgactttaagCTTATTTAAAAGTCATACAACAAAGTATGACATAAGAAGAATACACTAAAATATGCAAACCCCCATCACTATACATTCTCCCAGTGGCCCTGCCATCATGTCATGGTTGAGCCGGCATGGTCTGAATTCAAATATGGATCATAAAGACACAACCGTGATGTGACTGTGACAATGGGGTTATGTATGCTGCCTTATACAGGACACAATACTTCTTAGAACTCATATCGGCGTGTATATTGCCTGGTTTGTAAAACAGTCACGCCAACACTGTGTTTGCAGGTTGTTGTCACGATGATTGTGACGATTCAACGTCTGTCTTACActgtagagaaagtaatggctCAAAGAGAagacacatatacagtatttttcattACAGAAATGACAGTCTCAAAGAATATAATATAGAACTCATATCAGAGACTTTTTGCCGGGTTTGTAAACCAGTCACACCAACTCTGTGTTTGCAGATTGTTGTCATGATAACTGTGACGATTCAACGTCTGTCTTACACTGTTGAGAAAGTAATGGCTCAAAGAgaagacacatacagtatttttcattacaaaatgacagtcttaaagaatataatataaagctCATATCAGAGAGTTTTTGCCTGGTTTGTAAAACAGTCACACCAACTCTGTGTTTGCAGATTGTTGTCATGATGACTGTGACGATTCAACGTCTGTCTTACACTGTTGAGAAAGTAATGGCTCAAAGAgaagacacatacagtatttttcattacaaaatgacagtcttaaagaatataatataaagctCATATCAGAGAGTTTTTGCCTGGTTTGTAAAACAGTCACGCCAACTCTGTGTTTGCAGATTGTTGTCATGATGACTGTGACGATTCAACGTCTGTCTTACACTGTTGAGAAAGTAATAACTCTAAGagaagacacattttcattatagaAATGACAgtctcaaaaaataaaatgtctgctACATCTAGAATAAAATACTGCAAACCTTAGAAATTACAATATTTGTATGTGAAGAATgttcccttttctcttttcgTTTCATGATTATTTCCATAAAACAACAGGCAAAAGGCCTTAATTAATGGCAATCTATTACTAATCACTAAAAACTAATTTAGAGTAGATGGAAGGTTAATTCAGTAAATGAGAGGGGTTCATTAGTTGAGATAAGTGTGGTGTATAAACTTACTAAGGCGGAGGGAACCAGCAAGGCCTCTGATGACAGTAACGGCATTTTTGGGATCAGTGCAGAACTGAAGCAGAACTGGAGAGAAAGCGTCTCTCTTGCTCTCCAACTGCAGGCACAGCAAAGTAGAATTATGAGCATTTgaacaaaataaatgcatttatttgtcttaaaaacagatgaaaagtaCTGACAGTAGGTTTAAATGTGTAGATCTTGAAACAAAGCGGCTCAGTCTGCCGCTATCAAGAAAACATCTCAAGAAACGATTCAAGAAACTTTAAACAATCTCAAGAATTATGGAGGTGGTTTACAGTTTCTTGATCatataagaaaaacaagattttagGCTTCCATGCTTGATGATATTATTCATTAGGTTGGGTCATTTTCATTATCCTAAACTGTGTTGACTCACATAGATGCTTGGAGTGGGAGGGTTAAGCTTTTCTCGTGGAATGGGCGTATCGATGTTAATGTGAGGTTTGACTGAAAGGGCAGGAAGCAGGTACGACTCCTTGAATTTCCCCTTCACCCTTGTCCCCCtgaggaaaaaagacaaaaaaagagagtatTAAAACCCTATTCTCATAGGATAGGATTATGTTTGTCAGAGTACTCACTTGCAGGCTCTAATCACTTCAGCGGCGGTATTTAGGATGTTGATCTTGTAAAGCGGGATTCTTTGCTCTTCCACCTCTGATATGTTGAATGTTTGTCGACCAGCGCTCTCCACCTTAATCAAGAGGATCTTAAGCTCTTTAGACAAGCCCATTGACAAAGCTTTTAGTTTCAGTGGGTCGACTGAGCAGGGTTTACTTGCTGGCATGGAGATACATAGTTTTGATGTATTGATTGTTGACGCTGAGCTTGAAGTCTTGGTCTCTGTGTTTCCAGCTGTTGAGGATATTGTATTTTCTAATTCACTGGCTTCTTCCTTTGTCTCAGTAACAATCTTTAACTCAGAGTTCCTGGTGtctgctttttctctctgtgcatcTTTGTCATGCAGGGTTTGATTTTTCTGAGGAATGTGGCTCTTTGTACTGTCTTTGAGAGCTTTGGGTGAGTTTCTGGAAATGACTGGCACTGAGGATGAAACAGGCGTTTTACATGCATCCCTTTCTTCCGAATCCCTTATttcatttgctttgtttttaagaCAGGCGATGctgctttcttctttctttatcttaatcttgatttcttcctctctttctccgtccctgttcttttgttttctttttctgtctgtgacGATGTGTACTGTCTCTTGGCGGTTTGCCCTCTCTTCCTTGGTGGAGACGGTGAGGAGGCCGGTGAATGAGGCTGCATGTGTAGTGGTCAGTCTCAGCTCTGCACTTAGCGACTCGTCCAAAAGAGATGACTCTGCTCTCTCGGGGAGGATCTCTGTATCCTTAACATCTGGTTTACCTTCTACATCACTCTCAGTATCTTCCTGCTTCTCCTGCACCAGTGCAACTGTGACAGGATCACACAGATCTGTCTGACTATGGGATTTAAAAAGTGTATCTGAGGTAGTGTGAGTTGGTGATTGATTACTGGGTTTGGGGGATGCAGTGAGATCCGATTCGGGGGAGAAATCCTGGTGCTCCTGACATTGGATGTCTGGCCCCAGTTCAAGTGAAGAGGAGAACTTAACTCCACTTGCGGTGCTAGCAGGAGGCCCCCCAAATGGACCTCCTCGACATGGGACCCTTTGGCCACCGAGGAAGGTGGCCAGGCTCTTGAAGACATCATCCAATCCTGTTTTGTGGTGGCGAAGCTCATGAAGAAGAGAGCAGGAAGTTTCCCCGCTGCTGTCTTCCTCCAtgtcttcctccttttctttcttaatAACTTGATTAGCTGGTAGATCGCAGAGTTCTGGCGTATTATTGTGAGAATAATCAGCCAGCGTGCTTGCACAAGGCTCCTTATTCATCTCATCAATGCTCTCGCTGtcaacaggaggaggagaaaagcaCTGGGTGGGGCTGGGCTGAAGGACAGGTCTACTTATCACTCCCTTTTCAAGCTCATCCTCATCTTCACCCAGAACTGATACTGGAGAGCCCTGCCAGCTGAGTACAGGAGGAGTGTTTGCAAGGTTGTCTCCGATTTCCCTCAGATTTCCCACAGGCTGTAGGTCAGGGGCGTTGAGAATCCCTCCGTACCCGCTTTCTTTGCCATGCATGGGCTGCTCGACGCTAATGGAACATGCTGTACTGAGAGGTGCTAAGGCTTTAAATAAAAGGGAAGGGAGCGTGTCGTCATGCTTTGTATTTGGTCCGTCACTTGATTGGGATGAGACAATGGTGGGCTTCTTGCTGGTCTTTTTGGAATTGGTGTTCGTGGGATGAGACCGTATCAGTTGCTCCTTGACACGGAGTTTTGGAGGACTGACGATCTTTTTGGACGCTTTGCGATTTTCCGATTTTGAGGACGGGTGAGGTGAAGTGCAACTAGGATGAGGAGCTCGACCCGGGGTGCTATGATTCTCTGGAGTATTTTGAGTATTTATGGATGGCCTGTGTGATGACCTCTCTGCACGTTCACTCCTCTCCCTGTGCTTGTGTCTGGTTGGGCTGG
This Scomber scombrus chromosome 14, fScoSco1.1, whole genome shotgun sequence DNA region includes the following protein-coding sequences:
- the kdm6bb gene encoding lysine (K)-specific demethylase 6B, b, with the translated sequence MYHPAELYSGRNTWDSYPAGGPNRGQWAPVNSRPWNNTQRCQDGRNQSHHPQSSRLYNRGERTVNHVQEKSISKGHRQPLRLWDGKEQPFEAQSWHHNSTRSFHNRVGNNNSYLTGPGERYTNWDNNVSNSLHGGPRLHRNNRELQSTPERWAPSDCRRSFAGGMMNNRPGLWKRPALHQRRDPLHQHSPPPQHPLSPREECPAKRRRDSTPDQPSHPGSRHLLLPAHAPSPPRHHRSNQDDWKPLHDKETSKPRAGGHGFCNGNPTVQNHNCGSRPHHGNRGKDDHKIVSSPADHTRVPYSHQNHHYHYQRHTGHPRAPQHNSPLHPLEEKDSWSHHYKQSTEPQRTHPRGNSRDSVISRSSGADSPPYSSILCGPKDGGSTASSPRAPSSPSSYTGASGRKDPSNIHQCSPGLSGQPKLQGSPHHTPRSSLTSSTYLTFHACPKSRFSDIKYRKTSQPICSRQSPHSRSRANKPEKESEEHKKPECKLKEKLVKKERKGEIQKTNRKGEERKRRKKKEEKRLGERKKKRDKTAKKERKLGLKTQITEKETFTSIVTSNSSGEVKLTQTPENQGQTTPSPTRHKHRERSERAERSSHRPSINTQNTPENHSTPGRAPHPSCTSPHPSSKSENRKASKKIVSPPKLRVKEQLIRSHPTNTNSKKTSKKPTIVSSQSSDGPNTKHDDTLPSLLFKALAPLSTACSISVEQPMHGKESGYGGILNAPDLQPVGNLREIGDNLANTPPVLSWQGSPVSVLGEDEDELEKGVISRPVLQPSPTQCFSPPPVDSESIDEMNKEPCASTLADYSHNNTPELCDLPANQVIKKEKEEDMEEDSSGETSCSLLHELRHHKTGLDDVFKSLATFLGGQRVPCRGGPFGGPPASTASGVKFSSSLELGPDIQCQEHQDFSPESDLTASPKPSNQSPTHTTSDTLFKSHSQTDLCDPVTVALVQEKQEDTESDVEGKPDVKDTEILPERAESSLLDESLSAELRLTTTHAASFTGLLTVSTKEERANRQETVHIVTDRKRKQKNRDGEREEEIKIKIKKEESSIACLKNKANEIRDSEERDACKTPVSSSVPVISRNSPKALKDSTKSHIPQKNQTLHDKDAQREKADTRNSELKIVTETKEEASELENTISSTAGNTETKTSSSASTINTSKLCISMPASKPCSVDPLKLKALSMGLSKELKILLIKVESAGRQTFNISEVEEQRIPLYKINILNTAAEVIRACKGTRVKGKFKESYLLPALSVKPHINIDTPIPREKLNPPTPSIYLESKRDAFSPVLLQFCTDPKNAVTVIRGLAGSLRLNLGLFSTKSLVEANAEHAVEVRTQVQQPADENWDPSGATQTWPCESSRSHTTIAKYAQYQASSFQESLQEEKESENEDEGEQAKPRDSSATCKAGLTLANSKGGSASTTIKANSDLVFSKAQSPQATSTASSESKTVGKIIKFGTNIDLSDPKRWKPQLQELLKLPAFMRVESSNNMLSHVGHTILGMNTVQLYMKVPGSRTPGHQENNNFCSVNINIGPGDCEWFAVHEHYWEFINKFCEKHGVDYLTGSWWPVLEDLYSANIPVYRFIQRPGDLVWINAGTVHWVQAVGWCNNIAWNVGPLNSYQYQLALERYEWNEVKKVKSIVPMIHVSWNVARTIKITNQETYKMIKHCLLQSIKHIQILRDQLIAMGKKICYQSRVKDEPAYYCNECDVEVFDVLFVTSENNSKKSYVVHCEDCARANSPSLAGVVVLEQYRIEDLMRIYDSFTLAPSPLSK